The segment AATCGATCCATGGATTTAGGACTGATGAAGCTATAAGTTATAATTTCGTTTAGCCCACAGCCGAGAACCGTCTCTGTGACTTTCTTACGCAGTTTTTGCTCCGGCGTGAAGTCCTCTACTTCGGCTCGTCCACCGGCAGAGTTAGTTTTAATATTGTCATAACCATAAAGTCGGGCTATCTCTTCCACCAAATCGATCTCAGCGGTCAAATCGCCCCGATAAGAAGGCACCCGTATCTCCAATAACGCCCCTTCTAATTGCTTAACTTCCAAAGAAAGTGAGGCCAACATTTCCTGCATACGGCCGCCGGATATATCGGTACCCAACAATTGATTGACACGATCGCAACTCATCTGGATAACCGTTGGGGACCATGGCCGCGGGTAGGCATCAACACTGCCCGGTACCACTTTCCCTCCTGATACTTGCATCAACAGCTGTGCCGCCCGATCCGCAGCCATAGCAGAAGCTTCCTTATCAATTCCTTTTTCAAATCTACTTGATGATTCCGAGCGGAGCCCCAGTTTACGCGAGGTACGTCTGATGGAAATCCCCTCAAAATATGCTGACTCCAATAATATTGTTTGAGTCTTCGCAGTAACCTCAGTTTCCAAACCGCCCATAACCCCAGCAACGGCCACTGGCCGCCGCGCATCGGCAATAACGAGCATGTCAGCGTCCAATTCGTATTGATCTTCGTCCAGTGTGGTAATCTTTTCGCCTTGAACCGCCTTACGCACCACAATTCTATGCTCTTCCAGCTTGTCATAATCAAAAGCATGCATGGGCTGGCCCAGTTCCATCATGATATAGTTAGTGACATCCACTACATTATTAATCGGCCTGACCCCAGCAGCGTTCAGTCGATGCTGCATCCACAAAGGTGAGGGACTGATGGTAACATCGGTAATCACCCTTGCAACATAGCGCTGGCACAAATCTTGAGCATCTATACGCACTTTGGCCCACTCATCGGCCGGTGCTAGTGAAGCTTCATCAACTTGAAAATTAGGAAGCTTTATGGCCCCACCGGTAATTGCGGCCACTTCCCGGGCCACATTAAGCATAGACATGCAGTCAGCCCGATTTGGAGTCAGATCCAACACCAAAATATAGTCGTCCAATCCCAATACACTCTTAATATCCTCACCCACCGGCACATCATCAGGCAGGATGATGATCCCTTCTCTCTGCTCCTCCGGGAAGTTTTTCGGGTCCAAGCCCAGTTCTTTAGCAGAACACATCATACCGGCGGAACTCTCCCCGCGAAGCTTTGCCTTTTTTATCTTCGTTCCGCCGGGCAGCACTGCCCCTACCAAAGCCACCGCTACCTTTGCGTCCTCCTGAACATTGGGCGCACCGGTGACAATCTGCACACTCTCTTTTCCCACATCAACCTGACACACCACAAGTTTATCGGCATTAGGGTGAGAAGTTATCTTTGTTATATGACCCACTACCACATTGTCAATGCCCTCGCCGGAATAATCAACTGCATCCACAGCAATTCCTGCTAATGTCAGCTGGTGCGCTAACTCTTTTGGAGATAAGTTTATATCAACGTATTCCTGTAACCAGTTATATGAAACTTGCATGCCAATATCCTCCTTAGAACTGCTGCAAAAAACGCAGATCGTTATCAAATAGTACCCGCAGGTCATCGATGTCATACTTCAGCATGGCGATACGTTCGACACCTATACCGAAGGCAAAGCCGGTCACTTCCTGGGGGTCATAGCCAGACATTTCCAATACTTTAGGATGTACAAGCCCTGAACCAAGGATTTCCAGCCAGCCGGTATTGCTGCAAGCACGGCAGCCCGACCCGCCGCATACACCGCAGGATATATCCATTTCGGCACTAGGCTCGGTAAAGGGAAAGTAGCTGGGGCGCAGTCTGATACGTCGGTCCTGGCCAAACATTCGTTTAACAAAAGTAAGCAAGGTCCCTTTTAAATCACCAAACGTGACATTCTTATCGATAAGCAGGCCTTCAACCTGGTGGAACATAGGTGAATGAGTAGCATCATCGTCCCGGCGATAGACTTTCCCCGGTGCAATAATTTTAATGGGCAGTTGCGGATGCTTCTTCTCCATGGTCCTTACCTGTACCGGTGAGGTATGAGTACGCAGCAGCACTTCTTCCGTTATGTAAAAAGAATCCTGCATATCCCTGGCCGGGTGGTCTTTGGGGATATTTAATGCTTCAAAATTGTAGTAGTCCAGTTCAATTTCCGACCCCTCAGCAATAGTAAAACCCATATTACGGAAAATATCCTCAATCTCGTCCAAAACTTGGTAGAGCGGGTGCCGTGTACCCGAGTTAAACTTACGCCCAGGCAGGGTGACATCTATTTCTTCGGCCTTAAGCTTTTCCTGCTGGGCGGCTTTCTCCAGGTCCTCGCCCTTGCTGCGCAGTGCCGCTTCTAACTGCTCTTTCACCTGATTAGCCAGCTGTCCAATAACCGGTCTCTCCTCAGGACTAAGCTTGCCCATACCGCGTAAAACCTGGGTAAGTTCACCTTTTTTGCCCAAATACTTTACCCGCAGCTGTTCTAGCTGCTCCAAGTCAGCTATCAATTTGAGCTCATTGACCGCTGCCAACCGCATCTGTTCTAACTGTTCTCGCATACTCTAACCTCCACATTCAAGATATCAAACAAAAGCATTTCATGCCTTTCGGCACTTAAAGGTAATGCTTTTGTTTTTACCCAGGGAACCCCTGGTTCCCTAGGTCGCTTCGCTGTGACCCTCCTGCATTTAACATAAGGGGGCATGCCCCCTTAATAACCCCCATGTATAGGAAATTATCCACAACCCATAATTTCCTATACATAAACAAAAAAAGCTTAAGTCCATCAGGGACGAAAGCTCCTTCTTCCGCGGTACCACCCTAGTTAACCACTAGTGGTTCAATCTCTTTTACGATACGCATGATATCGTCTTCCATATAACGGCGGAAGATCCGACCCGGCCTACTAAGATATATTTTCAACCGGCTACTCCTGGGCGAACTTCGCTTACCTACTCTCAAAGAGGCTTCCAGTCTTTGGCCTCTTATCCCTGGGGAGAAGCTTTGTAAGTTACTTTTCCCAATCATCGCCTTTATTACATATAAAATTAGTGGCAGTTAAAAAATTAATGCACTGCCAGTTTGCGATAAATCATGTAAGCTTTAATCGAGCCAGTCAGCTCAAAAACACGCCAAAAAAACTCTGCAGGTAGCATCATTTACCACCCTTTCTAACGGTTGGCCTTTCTACCTGAGTAGATTATACCATAGGGTTTCAACCATTGGCAAGTGTGACACGGCGCTGTCTGACCCCTTCATAAAGAATAATACTACCGGCCACCGCCGCGTTCAGCGATTCCATTTCACCGGCCATTGGTATCTTTACCACTTTATCTGCCAGTGCCACGGTTCTAGTGTCATTGCCGCGGCTTTCATTGCCAACTGTTAATGCAAAATCCCTGCTAATATCAATTTCGTAGCAGCTATCCCGGGCAGAAACATCGGCTATTATTAAATCCAGCCCCTGCTTCTTTACCCATTCCGCTGTTTCCAGTTCTGTAACACCCTGAATTAACGCAATTCGAAAAATTGCTCCCATAGTGGCGCGAACCACCTTGTCATTAAAAAGATCTACCGTACCCTTGGTGGCAATAACCCCGGCGCATCCGGCAGCAGCAGCAGTCCTAATCAGGGTGCCCATGTTGCCGGGGTCCTGCAACCCTGCCGCAATTAAAACATTTCCGCCCGAATAACGGAAATTAGTCAGGTTAACCTCAGGCTTTTGCACAACCGCCATTACACCTTGAGGCGATTCAGTGGCAGCTAAATCATTAAAAAGTACATCCGGTACCACCAATAAGGAGGTCTCTTCCTGCAGCTTTTCCTGCCACATCTCTCTTTCCGCAAATTTCTCAGAAAGAATTAGATGTTTAACTTTACCATAATTAATCGCCTCTTTGGTTAGGTTGACACCCTCCACTAGAAAAAGACCTTGTTTGTATCGTTCCTTCCGTAAACGCAGCGAACGGATGAGCTTTATTTTACTATTTTGTGTTGATTGTATATGCTGCATCGTAAGCACAGCCCCTTTATTCTTTCCGGCTTAATCTTGTAATAATACCCCTTTAGCTGATAATTCAACCAATAAGAATATCTTCTTCCGGATAATGCTAGCTTGCCCCGGGTTTGCTTTCCCTTAAAATTCCACGGCCATTAAAAAGGACCCCAAAACATATTTAGGGCCCTGACAATTAATGTTCTGTTATGCCTGAAGTCTTTCTTTTGCCACATTAGCCAATTGAGCAAACGCTTCTTGATCATGAATAGCAAGCTCCGCCAGCATTTTACGATTAATTTCTACACCTGCTTGCTTTAGACCGTTGATAAATCTGCTGTAGGACAAA is part of the Metallumcola ferriviriculae genome and harbors:
- the pheS gene encoding phenylalanine--tRNA ligase subunit alpha; this encodes MREQLEQMRLAAVNELKLIADLEQLEQLRVKYLGKKGELTQVLRGMGKLSPEERPVIGQLANQVKEQLEAALRSKGEDLEKAAQQEKLKAEEIDVTLPGRKFNSGTRHPLYQVLDEIEDIFRNMGFTIAEGSEIELDYYNFEALNIPKDHPARDMQDSFYITEEVLLRTHTSPVQVRTMEKKHPQLPIKIIAPGKVYRRDDDATHSPMFHQVEGLLIDKNVTFGDLKGTLLTFVKRMFGQDRRIRLRPSYFPFTEPSAEMDISCGVCGGSGCRACSNTGWLEILGSGLVHPKVLEMSGYDPQEVTGFAFGIGVERIAMLKYDIDDLRVLFDNDLRFLQQF
- a CDS encoding TrmH family RNA methyltransferase, translated to MQHIQSTQNSKIKLIRSLRLRKERYKQGLFLVEGVNLTKEAINYGKVKHLILSEKFAEREMWQEKLQEETSLLVVPDVLFNDLAATESPQGVMAVVQKPEVNLTNFRYSGGNVLIAAGLQDPGNMGTLIRTAAAAGCAGVIATKGTVDLFNDKVVRATMGAIFRIALIQGVTELETAEWVKKQGLDLIIADVSARDSCYEIDISRDFALTVGNESRGNDTRTVALADKVVKIPMAGEMESLNAAVAGSIILYEGVRQRRVTLANG
- the pheT gene encoding phenylalanine--tRNA ligase subunit beta, translating into MQVSYNWLQEYVDINLSPKELAHQLTLAGIAVDAVDYSGEGIDNVVVGHITKITSHPNADKLVVCQVDVGKESVQIVTGAPNVQEDAKVAVALVGAVLPGGTKIKKAKLRGESSAGMMCSAKELGLDPKNFPEEQREGIIILPDDVPVGEDIKSVLGLDDYILVLDLTPNRADCMSMLNVAREVAAITGGAIKLPNFQVDEASLAPADEWAKVRIDAQDLCQRYVARVITDVTISPSPLWMQHRLNAAGVRPINNVVDVTNYIMMELGQPMHAFDYDKLEEHRIVVRKAVQGEKITTLDEDQYELDADMLVIADARRPVAVAGVMGGLETEVTAKTQTILLESAYFEGISIRRTSRKLGLRSESSSRFEKGIDKEASAMAADRAAQLLMQVSGGKVVPGSVDAYPRPWSPTVIQMSCDRVNQLLGTDISGGRMQEMLASLSLEVKQLEGALLEIRVPSYRGDLTAEIDLVEEIARLYGYDNIKTNSAGGRAEVEDFTPEQKLRKKVTETVLGCGLNEIITYSFISPKSMDRLMVSAEHNWRKNVVVQNPLSEEQSVMRTTLLPGLLETASKNFKRRQTDLALFEIGSVFQAADTPLPDERQHIGVVVSGEAARGWMSKPEQMDFFYAKGIVEEILQQLGVKEYWFQNTDRYPSLHPGRSAEIMVGGGNSGGSIIGYLGEVHPNVLDNYGLQQRAAVVELYLSGLIDYVNLVPTYQALPKFPAMVRDMAVVIPENYQVAEVDAAIMEAGGNLLKKAYLFDVYTGKQIAEGYQSLAYSMKYQADDRTLTDEEVSQHHQRIQETLRKKFDAQLR
- a CDS encoding YqzL family protein encodes the protein MMLPAEFFWRVFELTGSIKAYMIYRKLAVH